In Pelosinus sp. IPA-1, a single genomic region encodes these proteins:
- a CDS encoding L-dopachrome tautomerase-related protein codes for MIRMTNIILVLTVFLTTFFTCADAADSNIHPVQSEIVARLPYSVGNIAFTPENQIIFSHHPFYTPDIRVARLTSPTTFEPFPNAEWNTPRQGTDHYLDNVLGLRSDENGVVWMLDMGFRTHITPKLVGWNTRTNKLERIYYMPEPATRPGSQPQDLVIDQKNRKFYIADEDIGPGGDGSQSAIIIIDMDSGYVRRVLEGDRSTIPENVPLHFDDKDLTFPGKDGNPVIIKVGCDGITMDRKAEWLYYAPLSGHSLYRIRVDDLNNEKLTSAELSSKVERYSDKPNNGGLSIDKSGNIYLTALESKSIGLITPDRKYHTLTSHPDMVWPDGISYSLDGNMYVSASQVSAAAVFHDGKAENTTPYLIFRFKPLSPGYISR; via the coding sequence ATGATAAGAATGACTAATATTATACTTGTACTAACAGTTTTTTTGACCACATTTTTTACATGCGCCGATGCTGCTGATTCGAACATTCATCCTGTCCAATCGGAAATTGTTGCAAGGCTTCCTTATTCCGTAGGTAACATCGCCTTCACGCCAGAAAATCAAATTATTTTTAGTCATCATCCGTTTTATACTCCAGATATTCGAGTAGCTAGACTCACATCGCCAACGACGTTCGAACCTTTTCCGAATGCCGAATGGAACACACCGCGGCAGGGCACTGATCATTATCTTGATAACGTACTTGGATTGAGGTCGGATGAGAATGGAGTTGTCTGGATGCTTGATATGGGCTTCCGCACCCATATTACCCCCAAATTGGTTGGATGGAACACACGGACTAACAAGCTTGAGCGAATATATTATATGCCAGAACCCGCGACACGACCAGGATCGCAACCACAAGACTTAGTTATCGATCAGAAGAATCGCAAGTTTTATATAGCAGATGAAGATATCGGTCCTGGTGGGGATGGTTCACAATCCGCCATCATCATTATCGACATGGACAGTGGATATGTACGAAGAGTTCTGGAAGGCGACCGCTCTACAATACCGGAAAATGTTCCGCTTCATTTTGATGATAAAGATCTTACCTTCCCAGGCAAAGACGGAAATCCCGTCATTATTAAAGTTGGGTGCGATGGTATTACTATGGACCGGAAGGCAGAGTGGTTATACTATGCACCGTTGAGCGGGCACTCTTTATATCGGATCCGTGTAGATGATCTGAACAACGAAAAGCTTACGTCTGCAGAACTTAGCTCGAAAGTGGAGCGGTACTCTGATAAGCCCAATAATGGCGGGCTCTCCATCGACAAATCAGGTAATATTTACTTGACTGCGTTGGAGAGCAAGTCTATTGGACTTATAACACCAGACCGTAAATACCATACATTAACAAGCCATCCGGACATGGTGTGGCCTGATGGTATTTCATATTCCTTAGACGGCAATATGTATGTTTCAGCGTCCCAAGTCTCCGCGGCCGCTGTTTTCCACGATGGAAAGGCAGAAAATACAACACCATATCTGATTTTCCGCTTCAAACCTCTATCACCAGGCTATATCTCCCGTTGA